Proteins encoded by one window of Sphaerodactylus townsendi isolate TG3544 linkage group LG04, MPM_Stown_v2.3, whole genome shotgun sequence:
- the HTR1F gene encoding 5-hydroxytryptamine receptor 1F, translating into MDFLNFTEQNNTLKQNDTSEELPMSKILVSFTLSVLAVMTTVINSLVMTAIIVTRKLHHPANYLICSLAVTDFLVAILVMPFSIVYIVKETWIMGQVMCDIWLSVDITCCTCSILHLSAIALDRYRAITDAVEYARKRTPKHAGIMIAIVWIISIFISMPPLFWRHQAASRDDECIIKHDHIAFTIYSTFGAFYIPLALILILYYKIYKAAKTFHRRSVSRVLKEEVNGQGLLEAGEKSCRQTSSASCTKDYTSNPSGDSDRIHISLRSPNSESKNEKGWRRQRISTTRERKAATTLGLILGAFVICWLPFFVKEVVVNTCESCQISPEMSNFLAWLGYINSLVNPLIYTIFNEDFKKAFQKLIQCRSYL; encoded by the coding sequence ATGGATTTCCTAaattttactgaacagaataatACATTGAAACAAAATGATACATCAGAAGAACTTCCTATGTCCAAGATTCTGGTTTCTTTTACACTTTCTGTGCTGGCAGTAATGACAACTGTCATCAACTCTCTGGTGATGACTGCAATCATTGTGACCCGGAAGCTTCATCATCCTGCCAACTATTTAATCTGCTCCTTGGCAGTCACTGATTTCCTGGTTGCCATCCTGGTGATGCCCTTCAGTATTGTCTATATTGTGAAAGAGACCTGGATCATGGGTCAGGTGATGTGCGACATTTGGCTCAGCGTAGACATCACCTGCTGTACCTGTTCCATCCTACATCTGTCAGCAATTGCCTTGGATCGCTACCGGGCAATCACAGATGCTGTGGAATATGCCAGGAAGCGGACACCAAAACATGCCGGCATCATGATTGCAATTGTGTGGATCATTTCCATCTTTATCTCAATGCCACCACTCTTTTGGCGGCATCAGGCAGCCAGCAGGGATGATGAATGCATCATTAAGCACGATCACATTGCTTTCACCATTTATTCCACATTTGGAGCCTTTTACATCCCACTGGCATTGATTCTGATCCTTTACTACAAAATATACAAGGCAGCCAAGACTTTTCACAGAAGAAGTGTCAGCCGGGTTCTCAAAGAGGAGGTCAATGGACAAGGTCTCTTGGAAGCAGGTGAAAAAAGCTGTAGGCAAACTTCATCTGCATCATGCACAAAAGATTATACAAGCAACCCTTCAGGAGATTCTGATAGAATCCACATCTCACTCCGAAGCCCCAACTCTGAGTCCAAGAATGAGAAAGGCTGGAGGAGGCAACGGATTTCTACCACAAGAGAGCGAAAGGCAGCAACTACTCTTGGCTTAATTTTAGGTGCCTTTGTCATCTGCTGGCTGCCCTTCTTTGTGAAGGAAGTGGTTGTTAATACCTGTGAAAGTTGTCAGATATCACCAGAAATGTCTAATTTTCTGGCATGGCTGGGATATATCAATTCTCTTGTTAATCCATTGATTTATACAATTTTCAATGAAGACTTCAAGAAAGCTTTCCAGAAACTTATTCAATGCAGGAGCTATCTCTGA